One region of Chiloscyllium plagiosum isolate BGI_BamShark_2017 unplaced genomic scaffold, ASM401019v2 scaf_15745, whole genome shotgun sequence genomic DNA includes:
- the LOC122545933 gene encoding GPI-linked NAD(P)(+)--arginine ADP-ribosyltransferase 1-like, giving the protein QGILVDSKAINNAKNAFELNMNDFSAAYIFEQSKTSDQIAIENIKLETSQNGDFQKAWEKANGAMNCGIPNGLQREHMVAVYTYTTPWGFSRKFNAAVQKYGVSDTVYAKNFKFKAYHYLLTVALEKLPKAGSKTSYRGINNMAYGQKGSEMRFGFFASSSLNEKVAFDFIDKSSAANTLFEIHHIDGTLIQDCSYNRTQQEVLIPPYRVFTIGASQPFSSGRRISLTTMAKRKGIHVQLETDESGKLIVRRSGSATVTASSGLLLVTALVLMSG; this is encoded by the coding sequence GTCAGGGAATCCTCGTTGACAGTAAAGCCATAAACAACGCAAAAAATGCTTTCGAGCTGAACATGAATGATTTTTCTGCAGCTTATATCTTTGAACAGAGTAAAACATCTGATCAGATAGCCATAGAAAACATCAAATTGGAGACCAGTCAGAAtggagactttcaaaaggcctggGAGAAAGCAAATGGAGCCATGAACTGTGGTATACCCAATGGGCTTCAGAGAGAGCACATGGTTGCTGTTTATACCTATACAACACCATGGGGCTTTTCTAGAAAATTCAATGCCGCCGTGCAAAAGTATGGAGTTAGTGACACCGTCTACGCAAAAAACTTCAAATTCAAAGCCTATCATTATCTTCTGACGGTCGCTTTGGAGAAGTTACCAAAGGCCGGCTCGAAAACATCTTACAGAGGAATCAACAACATGGCTTACGGCCAGAAAGGATCTGAAATGCGGTTTGGATTCTTCGCCTCTTCCTCGCTGAACGAAAAGGTCGCCTTCGATTTCATCGATAAAAGCTCGGCAGCAAACACGCTTTTCGAAATTCACCACATCGACGGTACCCTGATTCAGGACTGCTCTTACAACAGGACGCAACAGGAGGTTCTCATCCCTCCTTACAGGGTGTTTACAATAGGAGCATCTCAGCCCTTCTCCTCCGGCCGCAGGATTTCTCTCACCACCATGGCGAAGAGGAAGGGAATCCATGTTCAACTAGAGACTGATGAGAGTGGTAAGCTCATCGTGCGACGCAGTGGTAGTGCGACAGTAACGGCCTCAAGTGGATTGCTCCTGGTCACAGCCCTGGTACTCATGTCGGGGTAA